One Archangium violaceum genomic window, GTGGACGAGCCGCTCCACCTCCTCGGCGGGCAGGGCCGGCAGGAGGCTCACCAGGATGAGCCGGTCCTCGTCCGCTCCGAGCGCGAGGCTGCGCAGACCGGCGAAGACGGGGACTTCGGCGGACAGGGTCGCCGCGGCACTTCGGGCCCGTACGACCAACGGCTCCGGGATACCGAAATCCCGGAGCCGTTGAATGGCCCGTTCAGGTTGGTCCGCGTGGTCGAGGAACGCGAGGAAGAGGTACACGACCCGTGTCTATCCGGTCCGCGGCCATTCCGTCACGCTACTCGGTGCGGTCCGGGCCCGGTTCGCTGGGAGGCTCCGCCGCGGATGGCGACTCCGCCGCCGCGCCCTCCTGCTTCTCCATGGCCGCCCGAGCCGCCCGCTTGCCCTCCTCGATGAGTTTCTTCACCTTCTGGCCGCCCTTGCGGCCGATCTCCTCGTAGAAGTTCGGACCCCGCGTGGCCTTCACCCGGTCTCCGCCCTTCTTGCCGATCTCCTCGTAGAACTTCGCGCCGCGCTCGGCCTTGACGGTCTCTCCGCCCTTGCGGCCAATCTCCTCGTAGAAGGAACGACCCCGCTCGGCCTTCACGGTCGCTCCGCCCTTGCGGCCGATCGTCTCGTAGAACTCCCGGCCCCGTTCGTTGCGGACGGTCTCTCCGCCCTTCCGCCCCGCCTCGGCCACCGTCATGCTGCCCTTGTTGTCCTTGTCCTGCTGCATGTCTTGCCTCCTCCTGCTGACTCCCCCTTCCCCGCGAGGGTGCCCCTTGCCCCAAAACTTGGGACGGAAGCGCCCCGATGCAAGCAAGCTCCGTACACCGCCAGCCGTTCACACCGGACAGAGCACATCCATATCCCCAGGAATTTCAGGGGGTTGGGGGTACACGCTCTCCGTACGGGCGAGACTACGGCCTGCCCGCCCGGATGCTTCACTGTCAACAACACGCCACTACGCATTGCCGATTCCCGTTCGCTGTCCCACCTTTCACGCCAATCCAGCCCGGGAGGGTTTGCGTGAATGGTGGCGGCGGAGGCGGTCTGAAGGTCTGGCTCCGGATACTGACGCCCGTGTTGGCCTCGATCGCGGGGCTGACGATGTTGCGGCTGTTGGGGCCTGACTTCATCAACCAGAAGGAGCTGCACGGCTTCCTGGCGCCGATGGGGAAGTGGGCCCCGGTGCTCTTCGTCCTCTTCCTGGCGGTGCGGCCGGTGACGCTCCTGCCCGGCCAGGTGTTCACCGCGGTGGGCGGAATGATCTTCGGGACCCGGGCGGCGACGCTCTACTCACTGCTGGGCAGCTTCCTGGCCGCGGCGCTCATCTTCGGACTGTCGCGCTGGCTGGGCACGCGGCTGATGAAGCGCATGGCGGGCAGCCGCTACCCGGCGATCACCCGCGTGGCGCGCCGGCACGGCTTCAAGTTCGCGCTGCTCATGTGCATCAACCCGCTGTTTCCCACGGACGTGATGATCGCGGCGGC contains:
- a CDS encoding general stress protein — protein: MQQDKDNKGSMTVAEAGRKGGETVRNERGREFYETIGRKGGATVKAERGRSFYEEIGRKGGETVKAERGAKFYEEIGKKGGDRVKATRGPNFYEEIGRKGGQKVKKLIEEGKRAARAAMEKQEGAAAESPSAAEPPSEPGPDRTE
- a CDS encoding TVP38/TMEM64 family protein; the encoded protein is MNGGGGGGLKVWLRILTPVLASIAGLTMLRLLGPDFINQKELHGFLAPMGKWAPVLFVLFLAVRPVTLLPGQVFTAVGGMIFGTRAATLYSLLGSFLAAALIFGLSRWLGTRLMKRMAGSRYPAITRVARRHGFKFALLMCINPLFPTDVMIAAATAAGARFWPLTLGVLLGTIPGTFLTAQFGSGLAQGHTVMTVVSGVGMVASLVLGALLGRRIYHEINEEAPAGEEEQHGKRAPKRGAPLAAKGQLGRPAISTFQELPPAGP